In Drosophila santomea strain STO CAGO 1482 chromosome 2L, Prin_Dsan_1.1, whole genome shotgun sequence, a single window of DNA contains:
- the LOC120443953 gene encoding microtubule-associated protein RP/EB family member 1 isoform X1 → MPLNKPEDTNIMAVNVYSTNVTSENLSRHDMLAWVNDCLQSQFSKIEELCTGAAYCQFMDMLFPNSVPVKRVKFRTNLEHEYIQNFKILQAGFKKMSVDKIIPVDKLIKGRFQDNFEFLQWFKKFFDANYDGREYDPVSQRGGVKLGNGNGHGSNGGSGVGSSNNDLHLMHRRPLQPPAGSGRMPARVIASTAVSKVLPRTNNAAPVSRLNAGANSTGTVKKNDASNSVNNQQIEEMSNQVGQEQEDKQKTDTNIQDQVMDMRINLEGLEKERDFYFSKLRDIEILCQEADDAEAHPIIQKILDILYATEDGFAPPDDAPPEDEEY, encoded by the exons A TGCCGCTCAATAAACCAGAGGACACCAATATCATGGCTGTTAACGTTTACTCCACAAATGTGACGTCAGAGAATCTCTCGCGCCACGACATGCTAGCCTGGGTTAACGATTGCCTCCAGTCGCAATTCTCAAAGATCGAGGAACTCTGCACAG GTGCCGCTTACTGTCAGTTCATGGACATGTTGTTCCCCAATTCAGTGCCCGTAAAGCGTGTCAAATTTCGTACCAATCTGGAGCACGAGTACATTCAGAACTTCAAGATATTGCAGGCGGGCTTCAAGAAGATGTCTGTGGATAAG ATCATTCCAGTTGATAAACTGATTAAGGGACGCTTTCAAGACAACTTTGAGTTTCTTCAATGGTTTAAAAAGTTCTTCGACGCCAATTATGACGGTCGCGAGTACGACCCCGTGTCTCAGCGTGGCGGAGTCAAGCTGGGCAATGGCAACGGACACGGCAGCAACGGAGGCAGTGGCgtgggcagcagcaacaacgatCTCCATCTGATGCACCGGCGGCCATTGCAGCCTCCAGCTGGCAGCGGACGAATGCCAGCACGGGTCATCGCTTCAACTG CAGTCTCCAAGGTGCTGCCACGCACGAACAACGCAGCCCCTGTGAGCAGGTTAAACGCCGGTGCCAACAGCACGGGCACGGTCAAGAAGAACGACGCGAGCAATTCAGTCAACAATCAGCAAATAGAAGAGATGTCAAACCAGGTGGGTCAAGAACAAGAAGATAAGCAAAAAACCGATACTAATATTCAAGACCAGGTCATGGATATGCGCATAAACCTGGAGGGATTGGAAAAGGAGCGCGACTTTTACTTCTCCAAGTTGCGGGATATTGAAATTCT ttgCCAAGAAGCCGATGACGCCGAGGCGCATCCGATCATCCAAAAGATTTTGGACATTTTATATGCGACTGAG GATGGATTTGCGCCGCCTGACGATGCACCACCAGAGGACGAGGAGTATTAA
- the LOC120443953 gene encoding microtubule-associated protein RP/EB family member 1 isoform X4, which produces MPLNKPEDTNIMAVNVYSTNVTSENLSRHDMLAWVNDCLQSQFSKIEELCTGAAYCQFMDMLFPNSVPVKRVKFRTNLEHEYIQNFKILQAGFKKMSVDKIIPIDKLIKGRFQDNFEFLQWFKKFFDANYDGRDYDASAVREGAPMGFGSGAGKSLPGTAASGVSSSYRRGPTATTRPATTSTVKPISKVLPRTNNAAPVSRLNAGANSTGTVKKNDASNSVNNQQIEEMSNQVGQEQEDKQKTDTNIQDQVMDMRINLEGLEKERDFYFSKLRDIEILCQEADDAEAHPIIQKILDILYATEDGFAPPDDAPPEDEEY; this is translated from the exons A TGCCGCTCAATAAACCAGAGGACACCAATATCATGGCTGTTAACGTTTACTCCACAAATGTGACGTCAGAGAATCTCTCGCGCCACGACATGCTAGCCTGGGTTAACGATTGCCTCCAGTCGCAATTCTCAAAGATCGAGGAACTCTGCACAG GTGCCGCTTACTGTCAGTTCATGGACATGTTGTTCCCCAATTCAGTGCCCGTAAAGCGTGTCAAATTTCGTACCAATCTGGAGCACGAGTACATTCAGAACTTCAAGATATTGCAGGCGGGCTTCAAGAAGATGTCTGTGGATAAG ATTATACCCATTGACAAATTAATCAAGGGTCGATTCCAAGACAATTTCGAGTTTTTGCAATGGTTTAAAAAGTTCTTCGACGCCAATTACGATGGCAGGGACTACGATGCCAGTGCGGTGCGCGAGGGAGCCCCAATGGGTTTCGGATCGGGAGCGGGGAAGTCGCTGCCCGGCACGGCGGCCAGCGGCGTGTCCAGCAGCTATCGGCGTGGCCCAACGGCAACGACACGCCCGGCAACGACGTCTACAGTGAAGCCTA TCTCCAAGGTGCTGCCACGCACGAACAACGCAGCCCCTGTGAGCAGGTTAAACGCCGGTGCCAACAGCACGGGCACGGTCAAGAAGAACGACGCGAGCAATTCAGTCAACAATCAGCAAATAGAAGAGATGTCAAACCAGGTGGGTCAAGAACAAGAAGATAAGCAAAAAACCGATACTAATATTCAAGACCAGGTCATGGATATGCGCATAAACCTGGAGGGATTGGAAAAGGAGCGCGACTTTTACTTCTCCAAGTTGCGGGATATTGAAATTCT ttgCCAAGAAGCCGATGACGCCGAGGCGCATCCGATCATCCAAAAGATTTTGGACATTTTATATGCGACTGAG GATGGATTTGCGCCGCCTGACGATGCACCACCAGAGGACGAGGAGTATTAA
- the LOC120443953 gene encoding microtubule-associated protein RP/EB family member 1 isoform X2: MPLNKPEDTNIMAVNVYSTNVTSENLSRHDMLAWVNDCLQSQFSKIEELCTGAAYCQFMDMLFPNSVPVKRVKFRTNLEHEYIQNFKILQAGFKKMSVDKIIPVDKLIKGRFQDNFEFLQWFKKFFDANYDGREYDPVSQRGGVKLGNGNGHGSNGGSGVGSSNNDLHLMHRRPLQPPAGSGRMPARVIASTVSKVLPRTNNAAPVSRLNAGANSTGTVKKNDASNSVNNQQIEEMSNQVGQEQEDKQKTDTNIQDQVMDMRINLEGLEKERDFYFSKLRDIEILCQEADDAEAHPIIQKILDILYATEDGFAPPDDAPPEDEEY, translated from the exons A TGCCGCTCAATAAACCAGAGGACACCAATATCATGGCTGTTAACGTTTACTCCACAAATGTGACGTCAGAGAATCTCTCGCGCCACGACATGCTAGCCTGGGTTAACGATTGCCTCCAGTCGCAATTCTCAAAGATCGAGGAACTCTGCACAG GTGCCGCTTACTGTCAGTTCATGGACATGTTGTTCCCCAATTCAGTGCCCGTAAAGCGTGTCAAATTTCGTACCAATCTGGAGCACGAGTACATTCAGAACTTCAAGATATTGCAGGCGGGCTTCAAGAAGATGTCTGTGGATAAG ATCATTCCAGTTGATAAACTGATTAAGGGACGCTTTCAAGACAACTTTGAGTTTCTTCAATGGTTTAAAAAGTTCTTCGACGCCAATTATGACGGTCGCGAGTACGACCCCGTGTCTCAGCGTGGCGGAGTCAAGCTGGGCAATGGCAACGGACACGGCAGCAACGGAGGCAGTGGCgtgggcagcagcaacaacgatCTCCATCTGATGCACCGGCGGCCATTGCAGCCTCCAGCTGGCAGCGGACGAATGCCAGCACGGGTCATCGCTTCAACTG TCTCCAAGGTGCTGCCACGCACGAACAACGCAGCCCCTGTGAGCAGGTTAAACGCCGGTGCCAACAGCACGGGCACGGTCAAGAAGAACGACGCGAGCAATTCAGTCAACAATCAGCAAATAGAAGAGATGTCAAACCAGGTGGGTCAAGAACAAGAAGATAAGCAAAAAACCGATACTAATATTCAAGACCAGGTCATGGATATGCGCATAAACCTGGAGGGATTGGAAAAGGAGCGCGACTTTTACTTCTCCAAGTTGCGGGATATTGAAATTCT ttgCCAAGAAGCCGATGACGCCGAGGCGCATCCGATCATCCAAAAGATTTTGGACATTTTATATGCGACTGAG GATGGATTTGCGCCGCCTGACGATGCACCACCAGAGGACGAGGAGTATTAA
- the LOC120443953 gene encoding microtubule-associated protein RP/EB family member 1 isoform X5 — MAVNVYSTNVTSENLSRHDMLAWVNDCLQSQFSKIEELCTGAAYCQFMDMLFPNSVPVKRVKFRTNLEHEYIQNFKILQAGFKKMSVDKIIPVDKLIKGRFQDNFEFLQWFKKFFDANYDGREYDPVSQRGGVKLGNGNGHGSNGGSGVGSSNNDLHLMHRRPLQPPAGSGRMPARVIASTAVSKVLPRTNNAAPVSRLNAGANSTGTVKKNDASNSVNNQQIEEMSNQVGQEQEDKQKTDTNIQDQVMDMRINLEGLEKERDFYFSKLRDIEILCQEADDAEAHPIIQKILDILYATEDGFAPPDDAPPEDEEY; from the exons ATGGCTGTTAACGTTTACTCCACAAATGTGACGTCAGAGAATCTCTCGCGCCACGACATGCTAGCCTGGGTTAACGATTGCCTCCAGTCGCAATTCTCAAAGATCGAGGAACTCTGCACAG GTGCCGCTTACTGTCAGTTCATGGACATGTTGTTCCCCAATTCAGTGCCCGTAAAGCGTGTCAAATTTCGTACCAATCTGGAGCACGAGTACATTCAGAACTTCAAGATATTGCAGGCGGGCTTCAAGAAGATGTCTGTGGATAAG ATCATTCCAGTTGATAAACTGATTAAGGGACGCTTTCAAGACAACTTTGAGTTTCTTCAATGGTTTAAAAAGTTCTTCGACGCCAATTATGACGGTCGCGAGTACGACCCCGTGTCTCAGCGTGGCGGAGTCAAGCTGGGCAATGGCAACGGACACGGCAGCAACGGAGGCAGTGGCgtgggcagcagcaacaacgatCTCCATCTGATGCACCGGCGGCCATTGCAGCCTCCAGCTGGCAGCGGACGAATGCCAGCACGGGTCATCGCTTCAACTG CAGTCTCCAAGGTGCTGCCACGCACGAACAACGCAGCCCCTGTGAGCAGGTTAAACGCCGGTGCCAACAGCACGGGCACGGTCAAGAAGAACGACGCGAGCAATTCAGTCAACAATCAGCAAATAGAAGAGATGTCAAACCAGGTGGGTCAAGAACAAGAAGATAAGCAAAAAACCGATACTAATATTCAAGACCAGGTCATGGATATGCGCATAAACCTGGAGGGATTGGAAAAGGAGCGCGACTTTTACTTCTCCAAGTTGCGGGATATTGAAATTCT ttgCCAAGAAGCCGATGACGCCGAGGCGCATCCGATCATCCAAAAGATTTTGGACATTTTATATGCGACTGAG GATGGATTTGCGCCGCCTGACGATGCACCACCAGAGGACGAGGAGTATTAA
- the LOC120443953 gene encoding microtubule-associated protein RP/EB family member 1 isoform X8, whose protein sequence is MPLNKPEDTNIMAVNVYSTNVTSENLSRHDMLAWVNDCLQSQFSKIEELCTGAAYCQFMDMLFPNSVPVKRVKFRTNLEHEYIQNFKILQAGFKKMSVDKIIPIDKLIKGRFQDNFEFLQWFKKFFDANYDGRDYDASAVREGAPMGFGSGAGKSLPGTAASGVSSSYRRGPTATTRPATTSTVKPISKVLPRTNNAAPVSRLNAGANSTGTVKKNDASNSVNNQQIEEMSNQVMDMRINLEGLEKERDFYFSKLRDIEILCQEADDAEAHPIIQKILDILYATEDGFAPPDDAPPEDEEY, encoded by the exons A TGCCGCTCAATAAACCAGAGGACACCAATATCATGGCTGTTAACGTTTACTCCACAAATGTGACGTCAGAGAATCTCTCGCGCCACGACATGCTAGCCTGGGTTAACGATTGCCTCCAGTCGCAATTCTCAAAGATCGAGGAACTCTGCACAG GTGCCGCTTACTGTCAGTTCATGGACATGTTGTTCCCCAATTCAGTGCCCGTAAAGCGTGTCAAATTTCGTACCAATCTGGAGCACGAGTACATTCAGAACTTCAAGATATTGCAGGCGGGCTTCAAGAAGATGTCTGTGGATAAG ATTATACCCATTGACAAATTAATCAAGGGTCGATTCCAAGACAATTTCGAGTTTTTGCAATGGTTTAAAAAGTTCTTCGACGCCAATTACGATGGCAGGGACTACGATGCCAGTGCGGTGCGCGAGGGAGCCCCAATGGGTTTCGGATCGGGAGCGGGGAAGTCGCTGCCCGGCACGGCGGCCAGCGGCGTGTCCAGCAGCTATCGGCGTGGCCCAACGGCAACGACACGCCCGGCAACGACGTCTACAGTGAAGCCTA TCTCCAAGGTGCTGCCACGCACGAACAACGCAGCCCCTGTGAGCAGGTTAAACGCCGGTGCCAACAGCACGGGCACGGTCAAGAAGAACGACGCGAGCAATTCAGTCAACAATCAGCAAATAGAAGAGATGTCAAACCAG GTCATGGATATGCGCATAAACCTGGAGGGATTGGAAAAGGAGCGCGACTTTTACTTCTCCAAGTTGCGGGATATTGAAATTCT ttgCCAAGAAGCCGATGACGCCGAGGCGCATCCGATCATCCAAAAGATTTTGGACATTTTATATGCGACTGAG GATGGATTTGCGCCGCCTGACGATGCACCACCAGAGGACGAGGAGTATTAA
- the LOC120443953 gene encoding microtubule-associated protein RP/EB family member 1 isoform X7: MPLNKPEDTNIMAVNVYSTNVTSENLSRHDMLAWVNDCLQSQFSKIEELCTGAAYCQFMDMLFPNSVPVKRVKFRTNLEHEYIQNFKILQAGFKKMSVDKIIPIDKLIKGRFQDNFEFLQWFKKFFDANYDGRDYDASAVREGAPMGFGSGAGKSLPGTAASGVSSSYRRGPTATTRPATTSTVKPTVSKVLPRTNNAAPVSRLNAGANSTGTVKKNDASNSVNNQQIEEMSNQVMDMRINLEGLEKERDFYFSKLRDIEILCQEADDAEAHPIIQKILDILYATEDGFAPPDDAPPEDEEY, from the exons A TGCCGCTCAATAAACCAGAGGACACCAATATCATGGCTGTTAACGTTTACTCCACAAATGTGACGTCAGAGAATCTCTCGCGCCACGACATGCTAGCCTGGGTTAACGATTGCCTCCAGTCGCAATTCTCAAAGATCGAGGAACTCTGCACAG GTGCCGCTTACTGTCAGTTCATGGACATGTTGTTCCCCAATTCAGTGCCCGTAAAGCGTGTCAAATTTCGTACCAATCTGGAGCACGAGTACATTCAGAACTTCAAGATATTGCAGGCGGGCTTCAAGAAGATGTCTGTGGATAAG ATTATACCCATTGACAAATTAATCAAGGGTCGATTCCAAGACAATTTCGAGTTTTTGCAATGGTTTAAAAAGTTCTTCGACGCCAATTACGATGGCAGGGACTACGATGCCAGTGCGGTGCGCGAGGGAGCCCCAATGGGTTTCGGATCGGGAGCGGGGAAGTCGCTGCCCGGCACGGCGGCCAGCGGCGTGTCCAGCAGCTATCGGCGTGGCCCAACGGCAACGACACGCCCGGCAACGACGTCTACAGTGAAGCCTA CAGTCTCCAAGGTGCTGCCACGCACGAACAACGCAGCCCCTGTGAGCAGGTTAAACGCCGGTGCCAACAGCACGGGCACGGTCAAGAAGAACGACGCGAGCAATTCAGTCAACAATCAGCAAATAGAAGAGATGTCAAACCAG GTCATGGATATGCGCATAAACCTGGAGGGATTGGAAAAGGAGCGCGACTTTTACTTCTCCAAGTTGCGGGATATTGAAATTCT ttgCCAAGAAGCCGATGACGCCGAGGCGCATCCGATCATCCAAAAGATTTTGGACATTTTATATGCGACTGAG GATGGATTTGCGCCGCCTGACGATGCACCACCAGAGGACGAGGAGTATTAA
- the LOC120443957 gene encoding CDGSH iron-sulfur domain-containing protein 3, mitochondrial, protein MSMILRRNQGAFWLLKACYSFSAKPGDSAKTIPKNLLEDKQTAVLQKENGAIFDKRPFKIHLEKDKTYSWCLCGKSKSQPLCDGVHKNEFLKIKQRPIRFKVEKSGDYWLCNCKQTTHRPFCDGTHKQPHIQSAVK, encoded by the exons ATGTCAATGATACTACGACGAAACCAGGGGGCGTTCTGGTTGCTCAAG GCCTGCTACAGTTTCAGCGCAAAACCGGGGGACTCAGCCAAAACAATTCCCAAGAACTTGCTCGAGGATAAGCAAACGGCCGTTCTGCAAAAGGAGAACGGTGCGATCTTCGACAAGCGACCCTTCAAAATCCACCTGGAAAAAG ATAAAACCTACAGCTGGTGCCTGTGCGGCAAGTCCAAGTCTCAGCCCCTCTGCGATGGAGTGCACAAGAACGAGTTCCTGAAGATCAAGCAGAG GCCCATACGATTCAAGGTGGAAAAGTCGGGAGACTACTGGCTCTGCAACTGCAAACAGACCACCCACAGACCCTTCTGCGACGGCACCCACAAGCAGCCACACATCCAGAGCGCCGTCAAATAG
- the LOC120443953 gene encoding microtubule-associated protein RP/EB family member 1 isoform X3 → MPLNKPEDTNIMAVNVYSTNVTSENLSRHDMLAWVNDCLQSQFSKIEELCTGAAYCQFMDMLFPNSVPVKRVKFRTNLEHEYIQNFKILQAGFKKMSVDKIIPIDKLIKGRFQDNFEFLQWFKKFFDANYDGRDYDASAVREGAPMGFGSGAGKSLPGTAASGVSSSYRRGPTATTRPATTSTVKPTVSKVLPRTNNAAPVSRLNAGANSTGTVKKNDASNSVNNQQIEEMSNQVGQEQEDKQKTDTNIQDQVMDMRINLEGLEKERDFYFSKLRDIEILCQEADDAEAHPIIQKILDILYATEDGFAPPDDAPPEDEEY, encoded by the exons A TGCCGCTCAATAAACCAGAGGACACCAATATCATGGCTGTTAACGTTTACTCCACAAATGTGACGTCAGAGAATCTCTCGCGCCACGACATGCTAGCCTGGGTTAACGATTGCCTCCAGTCGCAATTCTCAAAGATCGAGGAACTCTGCACAG GTGCCGCTTACTGTCAGTTCATGGACATGTTGTTCCCCAATTCAGTGCCCGTAAAGCGTGTCAAATTTCGTACCAATCTGGAGCACGAGTACATTCAGAACTTCAAGATATTGCAGGCGGGCTTCAAGAAGATGTCTGTGGATAAG ATTATACCCATTGACAAATTAATCAAGGGTCGATTCCAAGACAATTTCGAGTTTTTGCAATGGTTTAAAAAGTTCTTCGACGCCAATTACGATGGCAGGGACTACGATGCCAGTGCGGTGCGCGAGGGAGCCCCAATGGGTTTCGGATCGGGAGCGGGGAAGTCGCTGCCCGGCACGGCGGCCAGCGGCGTGTCCAGCAGCTATCGGCGTGGCCCAACGGCAACGACACGCCCGGCAACGACGTCTACAGTGAAGCCTA CAGTCTCCAAGGTGCTGCCACGCACGAACAACGCAGCCCCTGTGAGCAGGTTAAACGCCGGTGCCAACAGCACGGGCACGGTCAAGAAGAACGACGCGAGCAATTCAGTCAACAATCAGCAAATAGAAGAGATGTCAAACCAGGTGGGTCAAGAACAAGAAGATAAGCAAAAAACCGATACTAATATTCAAGACCAGGTCATGGATATGCGCATAAACCTGGAGGGATTGGAAAAGGAGCGCGACTTTTACTTCTCCAAGTTGCGGGATATTGAAATTCT ttgCCAAGAAGCCGATGACGCCGAGGCGCATCCGATCATCCAAAAGATTTTGGACATTTTATATGCGACTGAG GATGGATTTGCGCCGCCTGACGATGCACCACCAGAGGACGAGGAGTATTAA
- the LOC120443951 gene encoding probable methylcrotonoyl-CoA carboxylase beta chain, mitochondrial has translation MIRLNGMFRSCSRVMRSQVRLLHVGEANILPSEVDKQSAEYKENASEMARLVSELRNFTSQVLNGGGQKAIERHTSRGKLLARERINLLLDKGSPFLELSALAGHELYGEEKVNSGGIVTGVGRICGTECLVVANDATVKGGSYYPITVKKHLRAQEIAQENHLPCIYLVDSGGANLPRQADVFPDKLHFGRIFYNQANMSAQGIPQIAVVMGSCTAGGAYVPAMADESIIVKKQGTIFLAGPPLVKAATGEEVSAEDLGGADLHCKISGVTDHYAVDDEHALYLARQIVSNLNLPATNSYNDHLMHSSQANFQNATSPSAIEEPRYDARELYGIVGPNLTKSFDVRDVIARIVDGSRFTEFKKLYGETLVCGFAKLYGHTVGIVGNNGVLFSESALKGAHFIQLCAQRKIPLVFLQNITGFMVGRDAEAHGIAKNGAKMVTAVACANVPKFTVIIGGSYGAGNYGMCGRAYSPRFLYMWPNSRISVMGGTQAANVMAQITEDQRKRAGKEFSEEEAQKLKAPIVEMFEAEGSPYYSTARLWDDGIIDPANTRQILGLSLKAALNNAGQSTKFGVFRM, from the exons ATGATTCGGCTTAATGGAATGTTCAGGAGCTGCTCGAGAGTTATGCGCAGTCAGGTGCGACTGCTCCACGTGGGAGAGGCCAACATCCTGCCCAGCGAGGTAGACAAGCAGTCCGCCGAGTACAAG GAAAATGCCAGCGAGATGGCCAGGTTGGTAAGCGAGCTGCGGAACTTCACCAGCCAGGTGCTTAATGGTGGCGGCCAAAAGGCCATAGAACGACACACCTCGCGAGGAAAACTCCTGGCCAGGGAGCGCATTAACCTGCTCCTGGATAAAGGATCGCCATTCCTGGAACTCAGTGCTTTGGCCGGACACGAGTTATACGGCGAAGAGAAGGTCAATTCTGGGGGAATCGTCACTGGAGTGGGACGCATTTGTGG AACCGAATGTTTGGTTGTGGCCAACGACGCCACTGTGAAAGGTGGAAGCTACTATCCCATTACCGTTAAGAAGCATTTGCGCGCCCAAGAGATTGCTCAAGAAAACCACTTGCCTTGCATTTATCTTGTGGACTCGGGTGGCGCCAACCTGCCGCGCCAGGCGGATGTCTTTCCAGACAAATTGCACTTCGGACGCATCTTCTATAACCAGGCGAACATGTCGGCCCAGGGAATTCCTCAGATCGCCGTAGTTATGGGCAGCTGCACGGCCGGAGGAGCTTACGTACCAGCAATGGCCGATGAAAGCATCATTGTTAAGAAGCAGGGAACCATATTTCTAGCAGGTCCGCCGCTGGTGAAGGCGGCTACTGGAGAGGAGGTGTCTGCAGAAGATCTGGGAGGAGCAGACCTGCACTGCAAGATTTCTGGGGTCACCGACCACTATGCCGTGGACGACGAACACGCCTTGTATCTAGCCCGGCAGATTGTGAGCAACTTGAACTTACCCGCCACAAATTCGTATAACGATCATCTGATGCACTCAAGTCAAGCCAATTTCCAGAATGCTACATCGCCGTCTGCCATAGAAGAACCGCGCTACGACGCACGAGAGCTGTACGGCATCGTGGGTCCTAATCTAACCAAAAGCTTTGACGTCCGCGACGTGATTGCGCGCATCGTCGACGGAAGCCGCTTTACAGAGTTTAAGAAGCTATATGGTGAGACCTTGGTGTGCGGATTTGCCAAGCTATATGGTCACACAGTCGGAATAGTCGGAAACAATGGAGTCCTTTTCTCGGAGAGCGCACTTAAAGGCGCCCACTTCATTCAGTTGTGCGCACAGCGCAAGATACCGCTCGTTTTCCTGCAAAACATTACTG GTTTCATGGTGGGGCGCGATGCAGAAGCCCATGGTATTGCCAAAAACGGAGCTAAGATGGTCACTGCAGTCGCCTGCGCTAATGTTCCCAAATTCACGGTGATAATTGGGGGATCCTACGGAGCGGGCAATTACGGCATGTGTGGTAGGGCCTATTCGCCTCGTTTCCTATACATGTGGCCAAATTCTCGCATCTCCGTGATGGGCGGAACTCAGGCAGCCAATGTTATGGCTCAGATCACCGAAGATCAACGCAAGCGAGCAGGCAAGGAGTTCAGCGAGGAGGAAGCCCAAAAGTTGAAGGCTCCCATTGTGGAAATGTTCGAAGCGGAGGGCTCGCCCTACTACAGTACGGCTCGTCTGTGGGACGACGGCATCATTGATCCGGCCAACACCCGTCAGATCCTCGGCCTCAGCCTGAAAGCAGCCTTGAACAACGCCGGTCAAAGTACCAAGTTTGGAGTCTTCCGCatgtaa
- the LOC120443953 gene encoding microtubule-associated protein RP/EB family member 1 isoform X6 translates to MPLNKPEDTNIMAVNVYSTNVTSENLSRHDMLAWVNDCLQSQFSKIEELCTGAAYCQFMDMLFPNSVPVKRVKFRTNLEHEYIQNFKILQAGFKKMSVDKIIPVDKLIKGRFQDNFEFLQWFKKFFDANYDGREYDPVSQRGGVKLGNGNGHGSNGGSGVGSSNNDLHLMHRRPLQPPAGSGRMPARVIASTAVSKVLPRTNNAAPVSRLNAGANSTGTVKKNDASNSVNNQQIEEMSNQVMDMRINLEGLEKERDFYFSKLRDIEILCQEADDAEAHPIIQKILDILYATEDGFAPPDDAPPEDEEY, encoded by the exons A TGCCGCTCAATAAACCAGAGGACACCAATATCATGGCTGTTAACGTTTACTCCACAAATGTGACGTCAGAGAATCTCTCGCGCCACGACATGCTAGCCTGGGTTAACGATTGCCTCCAGTCGCAATTCTCAAAGATCGAGGAACTCTGCACAG GTGCCGCTTACTGTCAGTTCATGGACATGTTGTTCCCCAATTCAGTGCCCGTAAAGCGTGTCAAATTTCGTACCAATCTGGAGCACGAGTACATTCAGAACTTCAAGATATTGCAGGCGGGCTTCAAGAAGATGTCTGTGGATAAG ATCATTCCAGTTGATAAACTGATTAAGGGACGCTTTCAAGACAACTTTGAGTTTCTTCAATGGTTTAAAAAGTTCTTCGACGCCAATTATGACGGTCGCGAGTACGACCCCGTGTCTCAGCGTGGCGGAGTCAAGCTGGGCAATGGCAACGGACACGGCAGCAACGGAGGCAGTGGCgtgggcagcagcaacaacgatCTCCATCTGATGCACCGGCGGCCATTGCAGCCTCCAGCTGGCAGCGGACGAATGCCAGCACGGGTCATCGCTTCAACTG CAGTCTCCAAGGTGCTGCCACGCACGAACAACGCAGCCCCTGTGAGCAGGTTAAACGCCGGTGCCAACAGCACGGGCACGGTCAAGAAGAACGACGCGAGCAATTCAGTCAACAATCAGCAAATAGAAGAGATGTCAAACCAG GTCATGGATATGCGCATAAACCTGGAGGGATTGGAAAAGGAGCGCGACTTTTACTTCTCCAAGTTGCGGGATATTGAAATTCT ttgCCAAGAAGCCGATGACGCCGAGGCGCATCCGATCATCCAAAAGATTTTGGACATTTTATATGCGACTGAG GATGGATTTGCGCCGCCTGACGATGCACCACCAGAGGACGAGGAGTATTAA